A single genomic interval of Cucumis sativus cultivar 9930 chromosome 5, Cucumber_9930_V3, whole genome shotgun sequence harbors:
- the LOC101209940 gene encoding uncharacterized protein LOC101209940, protein MASTRGGLKDFYKQRKSSGISKAKASKPSSRKTKSPANSASLGSDAVQPAALVSHGSLDLQDDYGVSENTLRQFDMNTAYGPCLGMTRMARWERACSLGLNPPKDIGTLLKAGKVQLECLWDSRV, encoded by the exons ATGGCATCAACGCGAGGAGGGTTGAAAGATTTCTACAAGCAAAGGAAAAGCAGTGGAATCTCCAAGGCAAAGGCTTCAAAGCCCTCTTCTAGGAAAACTAAATCTCCGGCCAACTCTGCATCTTTGGGCTCCGATGCCGTCCAACCGGCTGCTCTCGTTTCTCACGGATCCCTCGACCTTCAAG ATGATTATGGCGTGTCTGAGAATACGCTGAGGCAATTTGATATGAACACGGCATATGGACCTTGCCTCGGAATGACCAGAATGGCACGATGGGAGCGTGCCTGTAGTCTTGGTCTGAACCCTCCAAAAGACATTGGGACACTCTTAAAGGCTGGAAAAGTGCAGTTGGAGTGCTTATGGGATTCTCGAGTTTAA
- the LOC101210190 gene encoding olee1-like protein: MAKSIILFVSALSLFSLLNVAYSQKDRFLVEGKVYCDACRVQFFTKASKFLEGATVKLVCKEIEGGSVTLSKEAVTDKTGSYSIEADGDHEEDLCEVTLVKSNDPDCSEISLEKYEHMARVSITNNSGITNPVRHANPLAFMKKEKLPECKEVLRELGFDEEGILV; encoded by the exons atggcGAAATCCATAATCTTATTTGTTTCAgccctttctcttttctcccTCCTTAACGTAGCATACTCCCAAAAGGATCGATTCTTGGTGGAGGGAAAAGTATACTGCGATGCATGCCGCGTTCAATTCTTTACCAAAGCCAGCAAATTCCTCGAag GTGCGACGGTGAAATTGGTGTGCAAAGAAATTGAAGGAGGAAGCGTGACGCTGAGCAAGGAGGCGGTGACGGATAAAACAGGAAGTTACAGTATTGAAGCGGACGGAGACCACGAGGAAGACTTGTGCGAAGTGACATTGGTGAAGAGCAATGATCCAGATTGCAGTGAGATATCGTTGGAAAAGTATGAACATATGGCAAGAGTGAGCATCACTAATAACAGTGGAATCACCAATCCCGTTCGCCATGCAAACCCACTTGCCTTTATGAAGAAGGAAAAGCTTCCTGAATGCAAAGAAGTTCTTAGAGAGCTTGGATTTGACGAAGAGGGCATCCTTGTTTAA
- the LOC101209206 gene encoding putative glycerol-3-phosphate transporter 1, translated as MGSLSESECEVNNRKPYGLRFFEWMRKKPLSYKAHQAIVLLVTFLAYANYHASRKTTSIIKSALDPLSPDVGLKLNLWRTSRSSTPVEKTNQWSLSSGGWAPFDAPEGTSLLGELDLAFLGIYAGGMYFSGQLGDRTDLRIFLTLGMLGTGLFTLLFGLGYWANIHIFSYYLIVQMLAGLFQSTGWPSVVAVVGNWFGKSKRGLIMGIWNAHTSVGNISGSLVASALLSYGWGWSMAVPGLIIAFSGLVVFLFLPVNPESVGIDKVGDDFSCPKKAGEGITEPLLKSESEIEKAVGFMEAWRIPGVAPFAFCLFFAKLVAYTFLYWLPFYISHTVIDGKYLSSTTAGNLSTLFDIGGVVGGILAGHISDRLGARAITAASFMYCAIPALYCYRNYGHVSITMNVALMFITGMFVNGPYALITTAVSADLGTHSSLQGSSRALATVTAIIDGTGSVGAAIGPLLTGYLSAKSWSSVFVMLMVSALIAGLFLTRLVIAEVTAKIEESASRGRITSQSPVLEV; from the exons ATGGGTTCATTATCAGAATCAGAATGTGAAGTAAATAACAGGAAGCCATATGGTTTAAGATTTTTCGAGTGGATGAGGAAAAAGCCTTTATCCTACAAAGCACATCAAGCCATTGTTCTACTTGTGACATTCTTGGCGTATGCTAACTACCATGCCTCTCGAAAAACTACGAGCATTATTAAGAGTGCTCTTGATCCCTTGTCTCCTGATGTGGGCTTGAAGTTGAACCTATGGAGAACGAGCCGGTCGAGTACACCAGTTGAGAAAACTAATCAATGGTCGCTCTCGAGTGGTGGTTGGGCTCCATTTGATGCACCTGAAGGAACATCTTTACTTGGTGAGCTTGACTTGGCTTTCCTAGGGATATATGCTGGGGGGATGTACTTCTCTGGCCAATTGGGGGATAGAACCGATTTGAGGATATTTTTAACTTTGGGAATGTTGGGAACTGGTCTGTTTACTTTGCTATTTGGTTTAGGATATTGGGCAAAcatccatattttttcttactaTTTGATAGTTCAAATGCTCGCTGGCTTGTTCCAATCCACTGGCTGGCCTTCCGTTGTTGCAGTGGTTGGTAATTGGTTTGGAAAGAGCAAGAGAGGACTAATAATGGGTATATGGAATGCTCACACATCTGTTGGCAACATTTCTGGCTCCCTGGTTGCATCTGCCTTGTTGAGCTATGGTTGGGGTTGGTCAATGGCTGTCCCTGGTCTGATCATTGCATTCTCGGGTTTGGTAGTCTTTCTGTTTCTTCCCGTGAATCCCGAGTCTGTTGGAATTGATAAAGTAGGAGATGACTTCAGCTGTCCCAAGAAAGCCGGGGAGGGAATTACAGAACCTCTATTGAAATCGGAATCGGAGATTGAGAAGGCAGTCGGTTTTATGGAAGCGTGGAGAATTCCTGGTGTTGCACCTTTTGCATTTTGTCTCTTCTTTGCCAAATTGGTGGCTTACACATTCCTTTACTGGCTCCCTTTCTACATTAGCCACACAG TGATTGATGGGAAATATTTGTCAAGTACTACAGCAGGAAACCTTTCAACATTGTTCGATATCGGAGGCGTAGTGGGAGGAATTCTAGCCGGTCATATTTCAGATCGCTTAGGTGCTAGAGCAATAACAGCTGCAAGTTTCATGTACTGTGCCATTCCTGCCCTCTACTGCTACCGAAACTATGGTCACGTCTCCATAACTATGAATGTAGCTCTCATGTTCATCACTGGCATGTTTGTCAATGGACCATATGCTCTAATAACAACGGCTGTCTCTGCCGATTTGGGTACCCACAGTTCATTGCAGGGGAGTTCTCGTGCGCTTGCTACAGTGACAGCGATTATTGACGGGACAGGCTCAGTTGGGGCTGCGATTGGACCATTGTTAACTGGATATTTATCAGCTAAAAGCTGGAGTTCGGTGTTCGTAATGCTGATGGTCTCAGCTTTAATAGCAGGGCTGTTTTTGACCAGGCTTGTTATAGCTGAGGTGACTGCAAAGATTGAGGAGTCGGCTTCGAGAGGAAGGATTACATCCCAGAGTCCGGTACTCGAAGTGTGA